The Punica granatum isolate Tunisia-2019 chromosome 4, ASM765513v2, whole genome shotgun sequence genome has a window encoding:
- the LOC116205395 gene encoding protein SRG1-like, translated as MAAETQVAKLGTSLPVPWVQDLAKDKLGVVPEKYVRTEQDPLIIPDSASLPQVPVIDLQKLTSGDSVDSELQRLHHACKEWGFFQLINHGMSDSLLEDVKSGILEFFNLPMDEKKKFWQVPGELEGFGQAFVVSEQQKLEWADAFYMMTLPTYMRKPYLFPKLPQPFRDILETYSAETKNLAVKILHQMAKALGMEAKQINELFDEGCQGIRMNYYPPCPRPDLVMGLNPHSDADALTLLLQVNDIEGLQIRKDGMWVPVEPLPNAFVVNIGDLMEMVSNGIYRSIEHRGTVNALKERISVATFYSPNMDAEIGPAPSLVTPDSPALFRRISVAEHLKGYFSGELRGKAYLDTMRI; from the exons ATGGCCGCAGAAACACAAGTGGCAAAGCTAGGGACCTCTCTTCCTGTGCCATGGGTTCAGGATCTTGCCAAGGACAAGCTCGGAGTGGTCCCGGAAAAGTACGTCCGGACAGAGCAGGACCCTCTGATCATACCGGACTCGGCTTCACTGCCCCAAGTTCCGGTGATCGACCTTCAGAAGCTGACGTCAGGGGATAGCGTCGACTCAGAGCTGCAGAGGTTGCATCATGCTTGCAAGGAATGGGGCTTCTTTCAG CTGATTAATCACGGGATGAGCGATTCACTGCTGGAGGACGTGAAGTCAGGGATCCTGGAGTTCTTCAACCTCCCAATGGACGAGAAGAAGAAGTTTTGGCAGGTTCCAGGAGAATTGGAAGGTTTTGGACAGGCGTTCGTGGTGTCTGAGCAGCAGAAGCTCGAGTGGGCAGATGCCTTCTATATGATGACTCTCCCGACCTACATGCGGAAGCCCTACTTGTTCCCTAAGCTTCCTCAACCTTTCAG AGATATCTTGGAAACCTACTCAGCAGAGACGAAGAACCTTGCAGTGAAGATCCTTCACCAGATGGCAAAAGCTCTAGGAATGGAGGCGAAGCAAATAAATGAGCTGTTTGATGAAGGGTGCCAGGGAATTAGAATGAACTACTATCCTCCATGTCCACGGCCTGACCTCGTGATGGGGCTCAACCCGCATTCTGATGCAGATGCCCTTACCCTGCTCCTCCAGGTCAATGACATTGAAGGACTCCAGATCAGGAAAGACGGGATGTGGGTTCCCGTCGAACCCTTGCCTAATGCTTTTGTCGTCAATATCGGAGATCTGATGGAG ATGGTCAGCAATGGAATTTACCGTAGCATAGAGCACCGAGGGACTGTCAATGCCTTGAAAGAGAGGATTTCCGTAGCGACCTTCTATAGCCCGAACATGGATGCTGAAATAGGCCCTGCCCCAAGCCTTGTAACTCCAGATTCCCCAGCCCTGTTTAGAAGAATCAGTGTGGCAGAGCATTTGAAGGGATATTTCTCAGGCGAACTGCGCGGAAAAGCATATCTTGATACCATGAGGATTTAA